From Oncorhynchus masou masou isolate Uvic2021 chromosome 7, UVic_Omas_1.1, whole genome shotgun sequence, one genomic window encodes:
- the LOC135543382 gene encoding claudin-11-like, translating to MANSCLQLSGFVMSCIGWVGILIATATNDWVVTCKYGMNTCKKMDELGAKGLWAECVISTALYHCISLTQILDLPAYIQTSRALMITGSLLGLPAVGMVLTATPCISLGDEPQSAKNKRSLLGGVLILLVALCGGVSTVWFPIGAHQDQGLMSFGFSLYAGWVGTAFCLLGGAMITCCSTEPSQHYNHHDNDRFYYSKGQGSGNPVPPSTNHAKSANV from the exons ATGGCGAACAGCTGTCTCCAGCTCAGCGGTTTTGTGATGAGTTGTATCGGCTGGGTCGGGATCCTTATCGCCACGGCCACCAACGACTGGGTAGTGACATGTAAATACGGCATGAACACCTGCAAGAAGATGGACGAGTTAGGAGCCAAGGGCCTGTGGGCTGAATGTGTCATTTCAACTGCCCTCTATCACTGTATATCACTGACACAGATACTGGACCTACCGG caTACATCCAGACGTCGAGGGCGTTGATGATAACTGGATCCCTCCTGGGGCTGCCTGCAGTGGGGATGGTCCTAACAGCCACGCCCTGCATCTCTCTGGGTGATGAGCCTCAGTCAGCCAAGAACAAACGATCCCTACTTGGGGGAGTTCTCATACTGCTAGTGG CTCTGTGTGGGGGGGTGTCCACAGTATGGTTTCCTATCGGAGCCCACCAGGACCAGGGACTCATGTCGTTTGGGTTCAGCCTGTACGCTGGCTGGGTGGGCACGGCTTTCTGTCTCCTGGGAGGGGCCATGATCACCTGCTGTTCTACTGAACCGTCCCAACACTACAATCACCATGACAACGACAGGTTCTACTACTCCAAAGGACAGGGGTCTGGCAACCCTGTTCCACCCTCCACTAACCACGCCAAGagtgccaatgtttag
- the LOC135543383 gene encoding probable cationic amino acid transporter translates to MSGLRGKLQRVQWWAGWHSFTSRVLRTKPVESMLDSGTGGTSSHGTKLARVLSTVDLVSLGVGSCVGTGMYVVSGLVAKEMAGPGVIVSFIIAAVASILSGVCYAEFGVRVPKTTGSAYTYSYVTVGECVAFFIGWNLILEYLIGTAAGASALSSMADSLANKSISTFMTTHIGTLNGLGKGEQSYPDLLALLIAVIVTVIVALGVKNSVGFNNVLNVINLMVWVFMMVAGLFFVNGHNWDDGRFLPFGWSGVMQGAATCFYAFIGFDIIATTGEEAKSPNTSIPYAITVSLITCLTAYVSVSVILTLMVPYTEIDADAPLMEMFAVHGCYFAKYIVAVGSVAGLSVSLLGSLFPMPRVIYAMAGDGLLFRFLAHVSPYTETPAVACVVSGCLAALLSLLVSLRDLIEMMSIGTLLAYTLVSVCVLLLRYQPESDIHGFVNFLSEEQSNKKKEGVLAECEKEVCSPISEVDDYGGPQTNTCGAKNLPSLGDNEMLIGKPDKTTYTASHPNYGTVDMGSGIESEESEGGMLWRLKKLIGPRYYTMRIRLGLPGKMDRPTPATGKTVTVCVLLLFLVVFIFNSFIIFGAASISDGSWWALLLLIFLVIFMALLIVIILQQPENPKRLPYMAPAVPWVPAAAMLVNSYLMLKLSAITWIRFAVWCFLGILIYFGYGMWNSTLEIRSREQEVHASTYQRYDGHHAGVDDGFSGFSVDDDLYPPSNNDPWAAPDGVDGSGLVPPKVNDDDWTVPKGGATRALAEEDPVDF, encoded by the exons ATGTCAGGTCTGCGTGGTAAGCTGCAGCGTGTCCAGTGGTGGGCAGGATGGCACTCCTTCACCTCCAGAGTCCTGAGGACCAAACCGGTAGAGAGCATGTTGGACTCTGGGACTG gtggtACCAGCAGCCATGGCACCAAATTAGCGAGGGTGTTGTCCACGGTAGACCTGGTGTCACTAGGGGTGGGCAGCTGCGTTGGCACGGGGATGTACGTGGTCTCTGGGCTGGTTGCTAAGGAGATGGCCGGACCTGGCGTCATCGTCTCCTTCATCATCGCTGCTGTCGCCTCTATACTGTCag GAGTGTGTTATGCTGAATTTGGGGTTCGCGTTCCCAAGACAACAGGCTCAGCCTACACCTACAGCTATGTGACAGTGGGGGAGTGTGTGGCCTTTTTCATTGGCTGGAACCTGATCCTGGAGTACCTGATTGGTACAGCCGCGGGGGCGTCGGCTCTCAGCAGCATGGCGGACTCACTAGCCAATAAAAGCATCTCTACGTTTATGACTACACACATCGGAACACTCAACGGCCTGg GTAAAGGAGAGCAGTCGTACCCAGACCTCCTGGCCCTGCTGATCGCAGTGATAGTGACAGTGATCGTGGCCCTGGGGGTGAAGAACTCAGTAGGGTTTAATAATGTGTTGAATGTGATCAACCTGATGGTGTGGGTCTTCATGATGGTGGCTGGACTCTTCTTCGTTAACGGACACAACTGGGACGATGGAAGGTTCTTACCCTTTGGGTGGTCAGGg GTGATGCAGGGAGCGGCAACATGTTTCTATGCCTTCATAGGGTTTGACATCATCGCTACAACAGGAGAGGAAGCCAAGAGCCCCAACACCTCTATACCCTATGCTATTACTGTTTCCCTCATCACTTGCCTTACTGCATACGTCTCT gTATCAGTGATTCTGACTCTGATGGTTCCCTATACAGAGATCGATGCAGACGCTCCTCTGATGGAGATGTTTGCTGTACATGGCTGTTATTTTGCTAAGTACATAGTAGCAGTAGGCTCTGTAGctggcctgtctgtcagtctcctgGGCTCTCTGTTTCCCATGCCACGAGTCATCTACGCTATGGCTGGAGACGGACTGCTGTTCAG gttccTGGCCcatgtgtctccctacactgaGACTCCAGCGGTGGCATGTgttgtgtctggctgtctggccgccctcctctctctcctcgtctccctaCGAGATCTCATAGAGATGATGTCCATAGGAACACTGCTGGCTTACACACTG gttagtgtgtgtgtgttgttgctaCGCTACCAGCCAGAATCAGACATCCACGGCTTTGTGAACTTCCTGTCTGAGGAGCAGTCCAATAAGAAGAAGGAGGGCGTGTTAGCTGAGTGTGAGAAGGAAGTGTGCTCTCCAATCAGTGAAGTAGATGACTACGGAGGACCTCAAACTAACACCTGTGGAGCTAAGAATCTCCCCTCGCTag GCGATAACGAGATGCTGATTGGTAAGCCAGATAAAACCACTTACACTGCCAGCCACCCGAACTACGGCACCGTCGACATGGGCTCCGGCATCGAATCAGAAGAGTCAGAGGGCGGGATGTTGTGGAGACTGAAGAAGCTGATTGGTCCGCGGTACTACACCATGAGGATCCGATTGGGCCTGCCTGGGAAGATGGACCGGCCCACTCCGGCAACAGGAAAGACAGTTActgtctgtgtcctcctcctcttcctcgtaGTCTTCATCTTCAACTCCTTCATCATCTTCG GAGCGGCCAGCATCAGTGATGGCAGCTGGTGGGCTCTTCTCCTGCTGATATTCCTGGTCATCTTCATGGCCCTCCTCATCGTCATCATCCTGCAGCAGCCAGAGAACCCGAAGCGACTGCCCTACATGGCTCCAGCTGTTCCCTGGGTTCCTGCTGCTGCCATGCTGGTCAACAGCTACCTGATGTTAAAACTGTCTGCCATCACCTGGATACGCTTCGCTGTCTGGTGTTTCCTAG GTATCCTGATCTACTTTGGCTATGGGATGTGGAACAGTACTTTGGAGATCAGGTCCAGGGAGCAGGAGGTCCATGCGTCTACATACCAGCGCTACGATGGTCACCATGCCGGGGTGGACGACGGCTTCTCAGGCTTCAGCGTTGACGACGACCTCTACCCCCCTAGCAACAACGACCCCTGGGCCGCACCAGACGGTGTCGACGGGTCAGGGCTGGTACCCCCCAAGGTTAATGATGATGATTGGACGGTTCCGAAGGGAGGAGCTACAAGAGCGCTAGCGGAGGAGGACCCAGTAGATTTCTGA